The Molothrus ater isolate BHLD 08-10-18 breed brown headed cowbird chromosome 1, BPBGC_Mater_1.1, whole genome shotgun sequence genome includes a window with the following:
- the NT5C3A gene encoding cytosolic 5'-nucleotidase 3A isoform X4 produces MPEFQKKTVHIKDPARVEEIICGLIKGGAAKLQIITDFDMTLSRFSYNGKRCPTCHNIIDNSKIITDECRKKLFQLKETYYAIEIDPALTIEEKYPYMVEWYHKSHALLIEQGLQKDKFAEIVRESDVMLKEGYENFFDKLSEHNIPVFIFSAGIGDILEEVIHQAGVYHSNVKVVSNFMDFDENGILKGFKGELIHVYNKHDGALKNTEYFKQLKDNSNIILLGDSQGDLSMADGVANVEHILKIGYLNDKVDELLEKYMDSYDIVLVKDESLEVANSILQKIL; encoded by the exons ATGCCAGAATTTCAGAAGAAGACTGTCCATATTAAGGATCCAGCAAGAGTAGAGGAGATTATTTGTGGCCTCATCAAAGGTGGAGCTGCCAAACTTCAG ATTATTACAGATTTTGATATGACATTAAGTAGATTTTCCTACAATGGAAAAAGATGTCCAACTTGTCATA ACATCATTGATAACTCTAAGATCATCACAGATGAATGTCGGAAAAAG ttatttcagctgaaagaaaCTTACTATGCCATTGAAATTGATCCAGCTCTCACCATTGAAGAGAAATACCCATATATGGTAGAATG GTACCATAAATCTCATGCACTACTCATTGAACAAGGCTTACAGAAGGACAAGTTTGCAGAAATTGTAAGGGAATCTGATGTTATGCTGAA AGAAGGGTATGAGAACTTCTTTGATAAGCTCAGTGAACATAATATTCCTGTGTTCATATTTTCTGCTGGGATTGGTGACATTCTTGAGGAAGTAATCCACCAGGCTGGGGTCTACCATTCTAATGTCAAAGTGGTTTCCAATTTCATGGATTTTGATGAAAAT GGAATATTAAAAGGATTTAAAGGAGAATTGATTCATGTTTACAACAAACATGATGGTGCCTTGAAGAACACAGAGTACTTCAAACAGCTAAAAGACAACAGCAATATCATACTGCTGGGTGATTCTCAAGGAGACTTGAGTATGGCAGATGGAGTAGCAAATGTTGAGCACATTCTTAAGATTGGCTATCTCAATGATAAA GTAGATGAGCTTTTGGAAAAATACATGGACTCTTATGATATTGTCTTGGTGAAAGATGAATCCCTGGAAGTTGCCAACTCCATTCTACAGAAAATCCTGTAA